One part of the Botrytis cinerea B05.10 chromosome 8, complete sequence genome encodes these proteins:
- the Bcprp8 gene encoding Bcprp8, translating to MSSIPPPPPPGWSSSAPPSMPLGAPPGAPPPPGYRPPADPHVAKFAQKKKDWLRTQRNRFGEKRKGGFVETQKADMPPEHLRKIVKDIGDVSQKKFSSDKRSYLGALKFMPHAVMKLLENMPMPWESAREVKVLYHVNGCLTLVNEIPRVIEPVFHAQWATMWICMRREKSDRRHFKRMRFPPFDDEEPPLSWSENIEDVEPLEPIQLELDEGEDAAVLEWFYENRPLLDTPHVNGPSYKEWNLTLPQMATLYRLSRQLLSDLVDKNYFHMFELKSFQTAKALNVAIPGGPRFEPLYKDVDPNDEDFGEFNAIDRIIFRAPIRTEYRVAFPYLYNSLPRSVKLSWFSHPQVVYVRAEDPSLPAFYFDPVINPISSRSVAPKNITISHEDEIFGPGSNEEPEEDAFRLPGDAEPFLADEELYTSETASAISLWWAPFPFDRRSGRMVRAQDVPLVKQWYLEHCPQGQPVKVRVSYQKLLKTYVLNELHKRKPKAQSKQSLMKSLKQTKFFQQTTIDWVEAGLQVCRQGFNMLNLLIHRKNLTYLHLDYNFNLKPVKTLTTKERKKSRFGNAFHLMREILKMTKLIVDAQVQYRLGNIDAFQLADGILYAFNHVGQLTGMYRYKYKLMHQIRSCKDLKHLIYYRFNSGPVGKGPGCGFWAPAWRVWLFFMRGIIPLLERWLGNLLSRQFEGRHSKGVAKTVTKQRVESHFDLELRASVMADLLDMMPEGIKQNKVQTVLQHLSEAWRCWKSNIPWKVPGLPAPIENIILRYVKSKADWWISVAHYNRERIRRGATVDKTVAKKNLGRLTRLWLKAEQERQHNYMKDGPYVSSEEAVAIYTTTVHWLESRKFSPIPFPSVSYKHDTKILILALERLREAYSVKGRLNQSQREELALIEQAYDSPGTTLERIKRFLLTQRAFKEVGIDMNDNYSTINPVYDIEPVEKISDAYLDQYLWYQADQRHLFPAWIKPSDSEVPPLLTYKWAQGINNLDKVWETADGECNVMIETQLSKVYEKIDLTLLNRLLRLIMDHNLADYISSKNNVQLTYKDMNHVNSYGMIRGLQFSAFVFQYYGLVLDLLLLGLQRASEIAGPPAGPNDFLQFRDRETETRHPIRLYTRYIDRIWVFFRFSADESRDLIQRFLTEQPDPNFENVIGYKNKKCWPRDSRMRLMRHDVNLGRAVFWDLKNRLPRSVTTIEWDDTFSSVYSRDNPNLLFSMCGFEVRILPKIRNQNDEFPVKDSVWSLVDNTSKERTAHAFLQVTEEDIAKFNNRIRQILMSSGSTTFTKIANKWNTTLIALFTYYREAAVSTVNLLDTIVKCETKIQTRVKIGLNSKMPSRFPPAVFYTPKELGGLGMISGSHILIPTSDKRWSKQTDVGVTHYRAGMTHDEDTLIPNIFRYIIPWEAEFIDSQRVWTEYSQKRQEANQQNRRLTLEDLEDSWDRGLPRINTLFQKDRSTLSFDKGFRARTEFKTYQLMKSNPFWWTSQRHDGKLWNLNAYRTDVIQALGGVETILEHTLFKATAFPSWEGLFWEKACLAWDTKLLRYDGTDVVVQDVKEGDLLLGPDGGPRRAFNIVSGKDRLYRIKVGSRKEDLVVTGNHILVLHREKGHGNVYDGPSVGGNRQRFVDQLGDLPVPSSNPADATRPNNLTKVRPDFLAALKSAIAWALNAERGKKGADTIRNTLNGTTGITSRQESYIVNIPVGKGTRAEYATFAWGNPDRTVKGHAKHPPEFFPTKEDAFSASVAKSRQIHDKGDVTLATLRRRFLDKSSDGKGGELRIDTGLPNMFLLWNANGANLKIRVYCSRNYTKYGRSYTFPSLPDINLSEAGSDDSDDNEETENEDDETEDEDDEREETLTLQNFQSTASRDVSSAERYDTVLMTATQFAALDENERSKYRLFRSPGFELPEQDVPVNPYFLGLWLGDGSRSSTTIFSNHEQEVREFLISHAAELDLHLVWHGNLSYATVGRTRIANRPLPKANIDVVDRPSRRFSRQTIKKQREAAELPSRPAPAVANLKHGLNSSVPNSPQRRLRQRIDDVDVQNLVDGMDNLTSSPIPSSPPVIPAESIPTEALPQLRSDRSIMDMAGPSVVPEEPVDVNNLPEDEEDEFDMDLIETMSDDEDDVTEYQVENDEGSNVGAGDSNLSDDSVSQRRIHRLQSGRRAYGDLQPEEQDQLLSQIIDTVDSPVGSSFDPSVSHNTGVNTLLRALQHLGVSSNTTGSETDKKHIPSIYMKNTREVRLAVLAGLIDSDGWYVYPENMLGFAQSEIWHKTLFWDVVALARSLGLSVWTTRRMMWVPSHSRKTPMLVAQMFGNVKEVPCLLLRKKGSERYIPQMHSFMIKDITLESEATNWAGFRVDKDQLYLRHDYLVLHNSGFEESMKFKKLTNAQRSGLNQIPNRRFTLWWSPTINRANVYVGFQVQLDLTGIFLHGKIPTLKISLIQIFRAHLWQKIHESVVMDLAQVFDQELEQLGIETVQKETIHPRKSYKMNSSCADILLFASHKWNVTRPSILFDTKDVIEATTTNKFWVDVQLRYGDYDSHDIERYVRAKYLDYTTDSMSIYPSATGLMIGIDLAYNLYSAYGQYFPGLKQLVQQAMAKIMKANPALYVLRERIRKGLQLYASESNQEFLNSQNYSELFSNQIQLFIDDTNVYRVTIHKTFEGNLTTKPINGAIFIFNPRTGQLFLKIIHTSVWAGQKRLGQLAKWKTAEEVAALIRSLPIEEQPKQLIVTRKGLLDPLEVHLLDFPNISIRASELQLPFQAAMKVEKLGDMILRATEPQMVLFNLYDEWLKSISSYTAFSRLILILRALHVNQDKTKLLLRPDKTVITQEHHIWPTLSDEDWIKVETQLRDLILNDYGKKNNVNTSSLTSSEVRDIILGMEISAPSMQRQQAAEIEKQQQEQQQLTAVTTKTQNVHGEDIIVTTTSQFEQQTFASKTEWRTRAIATSNLRTRSNNIYISSDDVKEDDHYTYIMPKNILKRFITIADLRVQVAGYLYGSSPPDNEQVKEIRCIVMVPQIGSTRDVQLPQQLPQHEYLDQMEPLGIIHTVSGNEPPYMAAMDVTQHARLMNAHKSWDKKTVTMTVSFTPGSVSLASWALTPHGYKWGAENKDLGSDQPQGFSTNMGEKCQLLLSDKIRGYFLVPETNSWNYSFMGSAFGSLEKKPIHVKIDTPTPFYNDLHRPLHFQNFAELEDIWVDNEDKLA from the exons ATGTCATCAATTCCACCACCTCCCCCGCCTGGATGGAGCTCTTCTGCGCCTCCATCCATGCCTTTGGGCGCGCCACCTGGtgctcctcctcctccaggTTATCGACCACCGGCGGATCCACATGTTGCGAAGTTTgcacagaagaagaaggattggTTACGAACACAGCGCAATCGATTCGGCGAAAAACGAAAGGGTGGTTTTGTAGAAACACAGAAAGCTGATATGCCACCAGAGCATCTACGAAAGATCGTTAAGGACATTGGAGATGTatcacaaaagaaattcagCAGTGATAAACGAAGTTATCTCGGCGCACTTAAATTCATGCCACATGCTGTGATGAAATTGCTGGAAAACATGCCAATGCCTTGGGAGTCTGCGAGGGAGGTAAAGGTGCTGTACCACGTCAACGGTTGCCTGACTTTGGTTAATGAAATACCAAGAGTTATCGAACCAGTGTTTCATGCACAATGGGCTACGATGTGGATTTgtatgagaagagaaaagagtgaTAGACGGCATTTCAAGAGAATGAGATTTCCGCCATTCGATGACGAAGAACCACCCCTTTCATGGTCGGAGAATATCGAAGATGTCGAACCACTGGAGCCAATTCAACTGGAACTTGATGAAGGAGAGGATGCTGCTGTCTTAGAATGGTTTTATGAAAATCGGCCACTACTTGACACGCCACATGTCAACGGCCCGAGTTACAAGGAGTGGAACCTTACTTTGCCTCAAATGGCGACTTTATATCGATTGAGTCGACAATTATTGAGTGACTTGGTCGACAAGAATTACTTTCATATGTTTGAGTTGAAAAGCTTTCAGACAGCCAAAGCTTTAAATGTTGCTATCCCTGGTGGCCCACGTTTTGAACCTCTGTACAAAGATGTGGATCCTAACGATGAAGATTTCGGAGAGTTCAATGCAATCGATCGCATCATCTTCCGAGCTCCAATTCGAACAGAGTATCGCGTAGCATTTCCTTACTTATACAATTCACTACCTCGCAGCGTTAAGCTATCCTGGTTTTCGCATCCGCAAGTGGTATATGTTCGTGCTGAGGATCCAAGTTTACCGGCATTCTATTTCGATCCCGTTATCAACCCAATCTCTTCCAGATCCGTTGCCCCCAAAAACATCACTATCAGCCACGAAGACGAAATATTTGGTCCAGGTAGCAATGAAGAGCCAGAAGAAGACGCTTTCAGACTACCAGGTGATGCTGAGCCATTTCTCGCGGACGAGGAGTTATATACTAGCGAAACAGCTTCAGCCATTTCCTTGTGGTGGGCACCTTTCCCTTTCGATCGAAGATCCGGTCGCATGGTTCGGGCACAAGATGTACCTCTAGTCAAGCAGTGGTATCTTGAGCATTGCCCTCAAGGTCAGCCAGTAAAGGTCAGGGTGTCGTACCAGAAGCTTTTGAAGACTTATGTCTTAAACGAGTTGCACAAGAGGAAACCAAAAGCACAAAGTAAACAAAGCTTGATGAAATCGTTGAAGCAAACGAAGTTCTTCCAGCAAACAACAATTGATTGGGTTGAAGCTGGACTTCAAGTCTGCAGGCAGGGTTTCAATATGTTGAATCTTCTCATTCATCGCAAAAACCTTACATACTTACATcttgattataatttcaatttgaagcCTGTCAAGACCTTgacaacaaaagaaagaaagaagtctCGATTCGGAAATGCATTCCATCTGATGCGAGAGATTCTGAAAATGACAAAGTTGATCGTTGACGCACAAGTTCAGTATCGTCTCGGCAATATCGACGCTTTTCAACTTGCAGATGGTATTTTATATGCTTTCAATCACGTCGGCCAGCTGACTGGAATGTACCGTTACAAGTACAAGCTGATGCACCAAATTCGTTCATGTAAAGATTTGAAGCATTTAATCTATTATCGATTCAACTCTGGACCGGTAGGCAAAGGACCTGGTTGCGGCTTCTGGGCACCTGCTTGGAGAGTCTGGCTCTTTTTCATGCGTGGTATAATTCCATTACTTGAAAGATGGCTTGGAAACCTTCTTTCTAGACAATTTGAGGGACGCCATAGCAAAGGTGTTGCAAAGACAGTTACAAAACAACGTGTGGAGTCGCACTTTGATCTTGAATTGCGAGCATCGGTTATGGCCGATCTTCTTGATATGATGCCGGAGGGTATCAAGCAAAACAAGGTTCAAACTGtacttcaacatctttcaGAGGCATGGAGATGCTGGAAGAGTAACATTCCTTGGAAGGTTCCGGGCTTACCAGCACCTATCGAGAATATCATTCTTCGCTATGTGAAGAGTAAGGCGGATTGGTGGATTTCCGTCGCTCACTATAATCGTGAGCGCATTCGTAGAGGAGCGACTGTCGATAAAACGGTTGCAAAGAAGAATCTTGGTCGTCTCACGAGACTTTGGCTGAAGGCCGAACAAGAGCGACAACACAATTATATGAAGGACGGTCCATACGTCTCCTCCGAAGAAGCTGTCGCCATCTATACAACCACTGTTCATTGGCTGGAGTCACGAAAATTCTcacccattccattccccaGTGTTTCATACAAGCACGACACCAAAATCCTTATTCTTGCATTGGAACGTCTTCGTGAAGCATACTCTGTCAAGGGACGACTTAACCAGAGCCAGCGTGAGGAATTAGCCTTGATTGAGCAAGCTTATGATAGTCCTGGAACCACTTTAGAGAGAATCAAGCGCTTCCTATTGACACAGAGAGCTTTCAAGGAAGTCGGAATTGATATGAACGACAATTACAGCACGATCAACCCTGTTTATGATATCGAACCCGTGGAGAAAATCAGTGACGCCTATCTAGACCAATACCTCTGGTATCAAGCCGATCAACGCCATCTTTTCCCTGCCTGGATCAAGCCTTCCGATTCCGAAGTCCCACCCTTGTTAACCTATAAATGGGCTCAAGGTATCAACAACCTCGACAAAGTTTGGGAGACTGCAGATGGAGAGTGCAACGTCATGATCGAAACGCAACTATCTAAGGTGTATGAGAAGATTGACCTGACTCTTCTTAACCGTCTACTTCGACTCATTATGGATCACAATTTGGCTGATTACATATCATCTAAAAATAACGTTCAATTGACCTACAAGGATATGAATCACGTGAACAGTTACGGTATGATCAGAGGTCTTCAATTCTCAGCTTTCGTTTTCCAGTACTATGGACTTGTTCTTGATCTCTTATTACTTGGTCTACAGCGCGCTAGTGAAATTGCTGGCCCGCCAGCAGGCCCTAACGACTTCCTTCAGTTCCGCGATCGCGAGACGGAAACGAGACATCCCATTCGTCTATATACTAGATATATCGATCGCATCTGGGTATTCTTCCGCTTTTCGGCCGATGAATCACGCGATCTCATTCAGCGTTTCCTGACAGAGCAACCGGATCCTAATTTTGAAAACGTAATCGGCTATAAGAACAAGAAATGTTGGCCAAGAGATTCTAGAATGCGTCTTATGAGACATGATGTCAACCTGGGACGTGCTGTCTTTTGGGACTTGAAGAATCGTTTACCAAGATCTGTTACTACAATCGAATGGGATGATACATTTTCAAGTGTATACAGCCGAGATAACCCTAACTTACTTTTCTCTATGTGTGGTTTTGAAGTTCGAATTCTCCCCAAGATTCGTAATCAAAATGACGAATTCCCAGTCAAGGATAGCGTATGGTCCTTAGTCGATAACACCAGCAAGGAGAGAACAGCACATGCATTCTTGCAGGTTACTGAGGAGGATATTGCCAAATTCAACAATCGCATCCGTCAAATTTTGATGTCCTCAGGTTCAACCACTTTCACGAAGATCGCTAACAAGTGGAACACTACCTTGATCGCCCTCTTCACATATTATCGTGAAGCTGCTGTATCCACAGTCAACTTGCTAGATACCattgtgaaatgtgaaaCTAAGATTCAGACCAGAGTTAAAATTGGCCTTAATTCTAAGATGCCTTCTCGTTTCCCTCCTGCGGTTTTTTACACCCCCAAGGAACTTGGTGGTCTTGGTATGATCTCTGGATCACATATCCTCATTCCGACAAGTGATAAAAGATGGTCTAAGCAAACCGATGTTGGTGTTACGCATTATCGTGCAGGCATGACTCATGACGAAGATACTCTGATTCCTAATATTTTCAGATACATCATACCATGGGAAGCTGAGTTCATTGACTCTCAGCGTGTGTGGACTGAATACTCTCAGAAACGTCAAGAGGCAAATCAACAAAACCGAAGATTGACACTcgaagatcttgaagatagTTGGGATCGTGGATTGCCTCGTATTAAcactctttttcaaaaagatagGAGCACTTTGAGTTTTGACAAAGGATTCCGCGCACGTACTGAGTTTAAGACATACCAACTTATGAAGAGTAATCCGTTCTGGTGGACTAGTCAACGTCATGACGGTAAATTGTGGAACCTCAACGCCTATCGTACCGATGTTATCCAAGCGCTTGGTGGTGTCGAAACCATTCTTGAACACACACTCTTCAAGGCGACAGCTTTTCCATCTTGGGAAGGCCTATTCTGGGAAAAAGCCTGTCTTGCGTGGGATACGAAACTCTTACGATACGACGGTACCGACGTCGTCGTTCAGGACGTTAAGGAAGGGGATCTACTTCTCGGTCCGGACGGTGGACCCCGTCGGGCATTCAATATCGTTAGTGGTAAAGACAGGCTTTACCGAATCAAGGTTGGTTCACGTAAAGAAGACCTCGTTGTCACGGGAAACCATATTCTAGTCTTGCACCGGGAGAAAGGGCACGGCAACGTCTACGACGGACCATCCGTTGGGGGAAATCGTCAACGTTTCGTCGATCAACTCGGTGATCTGCCAGTACCGAGCTCTAACCCTGCTGATGCTACACGTCCTAATAATCTCACGAAGGTTCGTCCAGACTTCTTAGCAGCTCTAAAGAGTGCTATTGCTTGGGCATTGAACGCCGAGCGTGGGAAGAAGGGTGCTGACACTATTCGCAACACACTCAACGGCACAACCGGGATCACTTCACGCCAGGAGAGCTATATCGTCAACATTCCCGTTGGAAAAGGCACGAGAGCCGAGTATGCCACATTCGCCTGGGGAAACCCAGATCGGACAGTGAAAGGCCACGCTAAACACCCCCCTGAATTCTTCCCGACCAAGGAGGATGCATTTTCTGCTTCTGTTGCTAAGAGCAGGCAGATTCATGACAAAGGTGACGTGACTCTGGCTACACTACGCCGTCGTTTCCTTGACAAATCCTCAGATGGGAAAGGGGGGGAACTTCGAATTGACACAGGCTTGCCTAATATGTTCCTCCTTTGGAATGCAAACGGCGCGAACCTCAAGATTCGCGTGTATTGCTCTCGCAACTATACCAAGTACGGGCGATCTTATACATTTCCATCTCTACCAGACATAAACCTGTCTGAGGCTGGTTCTGATGACTCAGATGACAACGAAGAGACCGAGAACGAAGACGACGAGACCGAGGACGAAGACgacgagagagaagaaacaTTGACTCTCCAGAATTTCCAGAGTACCGCCTCCCGAGACGTTTCCTCCGCCGAACGCTACGACACGGTTCTAATGACGGCAACCCAATTCGCAGCACTGGACGAAAACGAGAGATCTAAATACAGGCTCTTTCGTTCTCCTGGATTCGAGTTGCCTGAGCAAGATGTCCCAGTCAACCCCTACTTTCTTGGTCTATGGTTAGGAGATGGCAGCCGTAGCTCAACCACAATCTTCAGTAATCACGAGCAGGAAGTAAGGGAGTTTCTCATTTCTCACGCTGCTGAGCTAGACCTTCACCTCGTTTGGCACGGGAACCTCTCGTATGCGACTGTTGGCAGGACTCGCATTGCTAATAGACCCTTACCGAAAGCCAACATCGACGTCGTCGATCGTCCATCAAGACGCTTTTCTCGACAGACCATCAAAAAGCAACGCGAGGCTGCAGAGCTACCCTCAAGGCCCGCTCCAGCTGTGGCCAATTTGAAGCATGGTCTCAATAGTAGTGTTCCGAATTCCCCACAACGTCGCTTACGACAACGTATCGACGACGTCGATGTGCAGAACCTTGTCGATGGTATGGATAACTTAACTTCATCACCTATTCCTTCGTCACCACCCGTTATCCCAGCTGAATCGATTCCAACTGAGGCTCTGCCACAGCTTAGATCCGATAGAAGCATTATGGATATGGCTGGTCCGTCTGTAGTTCCTGAAGAACCTGTAGATGTCAATAACCTGCccgaggatgaggaagatgagtTTGATATGGATCTTATTGAGACAATGAGCGACGACGAGGACGATGTCACCGAGTACCAAGTTGAAAATGACGAAGGATCCAACGTCGGAGCTGGGGATAGTAATCTCTCGGACGACTCTGTCTCTCAACGACGAATTCATCGCCTGCAAAGTGGACGTCGAGCATATGGTGACTTGCAGCCTGAAGAGCAAGACCAGCTCCTGAGTCAGATAATCGACACGGTCGATTCTCCAGTCGGTTCTTCGTTCGATCCTTCGGTCAGTCATAATACAGGCGTTAATACCCTTCTACGTGCCCTCCAACATCTCGGTGTCTCTTCTAACACGACTGGATCCGAGACCGACAAGAAACACATCCCATCGATTTATATGAAGAACACGCGCGAAGTTCGTCTCGCTGTTCTTGCTGGTCTGATTGATTCTGACGGCTGGTACGTGTATCCCGAGAATATGCTTGGGTTCGCTCAGAGCGAGATCTGGCATAAGACTCTCTTCTGGGACGTTGTCGCGCTGGCAAGATCATTGGGTCTCAGCGTCTGGACCACGAGACGTATGATGTGGGTTCCGAGCCATTCACGAAAAACTCCTATGCTCGTAGCCCAGATGTTTGGCAACGTGAAAGAAGTGCCCTGTTTGCTCCTGCGCAAGAAGGGATCTGAGCGTTATATTCCGCAAATGCACAGCTTTATGATCAAAGACATCACCCTTGAATCAGAGGCAACGAATTGGGCTGGGTTCCGAGTCGATAAAGACCAGCTGTATCTTCGTCACGATTACCTTGTACTTCATAACAGTGGGTTCGAAGA GTCTATGAAGTTTAAAAAATTGACAAACGCTCAAAGATCGGGTCTCAACCAGATTCCAAATCGTCGATTTACTCTTTGGTGGTCGCCT ACAATCAACAGAGCCAATGTTTATGTTGGTTTCCAAGTCCAATTAGACCTGACTGGTATTTTCTTGCACGGCAAAATTCCAACTTTGAAGATTTCTCTCATCCAAATCTTCCGCGCCCATCTTTGGCAGAA AATACATGAGAGTGTAGTCATGGATCTGGCacaagtatttgatcaagAATTGGAGCAGCTCGGCATCGAGACCGTACAGAAGGAGACTATCCATCCCAGAAAGTCTTACAAGATGAACAGCTCTTGTGCTGATATTCTGTTGTTCGCAAGCCACAAATGGAACGTCACTCGCCCATCTATTCTCTTTGACACGAAAGATGTAATTGAAGCTACCACAACGAACAAGTTCTGGGTAGATGTCCAACTTCGTTACGGAGATTATGATTCTCACGACATTGAACGATACGTCCGCGCGAAATACCTTGATTATACAACCGACAGTATGAGTATTTATCCTTCTGCCACTGGCCTCATGATTGGTATCGATCTTGCTTACAATCTCTACTCGGCATATGGACAATACTTCCCCGGTCTCAAGCAATTGGTGCAGCAAGCTATGGCCAAAATCATGAAGGCAAATCCAGCTCTCTACGTCTTGCGTGAACGTATTAGGAAAGGTCTTCAATTGTATGCGTCCGAAAGTAATCAagagtttttgaattctcAAAACTACTCTGAACTTTTCAGCAACCAGATTCAACTCTTCATTGATGATACAAATGTTTACCGTGTTACTATCCACAAGACATTCGAAGGTAACTTGACAACCAAACCAATCAACGGAGctattttcatcttcaatcCTCGTACTGGACAGCTCTTCTTGAAGATCATTCATACAAGTGTTTGGGCAGGACAGAAACGTCTGGGACAATTAGCTAAGTGGAAGACTGCTGAAGAAGTTGCCGCACTCATTCGATCATTGCCTATCGAAGAGCAACCGAAACAGCTCATCGTTACGAGAAAGGGTCTTCTTGATCCGCTTGAAGTACATTTGCTTGACTTCCCCAATATATCAATCCGTGCCTCTGAGCTGCAATTACCTTTCCAGGCCGCCATGAAGGTCGAGAAGCTCGGTGATATGATTCTTCGTGCCACTGAACCTCAAATGGTTCTCTTCAATCTTTACGACGAATGGTTGAAgtcaatttcttcatataCCGCATTCTCTCGTTTGATTCTTATCTTGCGTGCTTTGCACGTAAATCAGGATAAGACAAAGTTACTCCTTCGGCCTGACAAGACTGTGATCACTCAAGAGCATCATATCTGGCCCACGTTATCGGATGAGGATTGGATCAAGGTTGAAACCCAACTGCGTGATCTCATTCTGAATGATTACGGCAAGAAGAACAATGTCAACACTTCCAGTCTTACCAGCAGTGAAGTACGTGATATTATTTTGGGTATGGAAATCAGTGCTCCATCGATGCAACGCCAGCAAGCGGCCGAGATTGAAAAGCAACAACAAGAGCAACAGCAGCTTACAGCTGTCACGACCAAGACTCAAAATGTTCACGGAGAAGATATTATTGTCACAACTACCTCGCAATTTGAACAACAAACCTTTGCATCGAAGACTGAATGGAGAACTAGAGCGATTGCAACTTCTAACTTGAGGACGCGATCTAACAACATCTATATCTCTTCGGATGACGTCAAAGAGGATGATCACTACACTTATATCATGCCAAAGAACATCTTGAAGCGCTTCATCACAATTGCGGATTTGCGAGTTCAAGTGGCTGGATATCTGTATGGTTCATCTCCCCCAGATAACGAGCAAGTGAAGGAAATCCGCTGTATCGTAATGGTACCTCAAATTGGTAGTACACGTGATGTACAATTACCTCAACAGTTACCACAACACGAGTATCTAGACCAAATGGAACCTCTCGGAATCATTCACACCGTTTCTGGTAACGAACCACCATACATGGCAGCCATGGACGTCACCCAACATGCACGTCTCATGAATGCGCATAAATCATGGGACAAAAAGACGGTTACTATGACTGTTTCATTCACCCCCGGAAGTGTCTCACTAGCATCATGGGCGCTCACACCTCATGGTTATAAATGGGGTGCGGAGAACAAAGATCTCGGCAGTGACCAACCACAAGGCTTCAGCACGAACATGGGAGAGAAATGTCAGCTTCTGCTTAGTGACAAGATCCGTGGATACTTCTTGGTGCCCGAAACCAATTCATGGAACTATAGTTTTATGGGAAGTGCCTTTGGAAGCTTGGAGAAGAAGCCGATACATGTGAAGATTGATACGCCTACGCCTTTCTACAACGACCTACACAGACCTTTGCATTTCCAGAACTTTGCTGAATTGGAGGATATTTGGGTTGACAATGAGGACAAGCTTGCTTAG